The Niastella koreensis GR20-10 genome includes a window with the following:
- a CDS encoding allantoate amidohydrolase produces MTPDNLQLANTILERINELASISEEPGVITRTFGTEAFIKGRTLVAHWMQKAGLQTHIDNIGNVRGRLPAKSPDAKTLVIASHIDTVINAGKFDGPLGVLLGLSLLEQLIQQRTPLPFHIELIAFCDEEGCRFHTTYLGSKVVAGNFDNNLLMQQDAAGATLQEVIQGMGGDPGILAQDAIPANNLLGYYEVHIEQGPVLFEKDIPVGIVTAIAGQKRIALTFKGEAGHAGTVPMHMRNDALCAAAEFILEVERFAASHLQPVVATVGTLQIPHAASNVIPGEVQCTLDLRCANQQILNSCFRHLEQLGSAICQQRHIEFLWHPVQESPSITCNASLNYLLSQAVQQSGYEVIKLVSGAGHDAVAIAPVAPVAMLFVRCFKGISHNPLENVELKDLAAAVQVSAAFIQSLIQKHNRG; encoded by the coding sequence TTGACCCCCGATAACCTACAACTGGCAAACACCATTTTAGAACGGATCAATGAACTGGCTTCCATCAGTGAAGAACCAGGCGTTATCACCCGCACCTTCGGTACAGAAGCTTTTATTAAAGGAAGAACCCTTGTTGCCCACTGGATGCAGAAAGCAGGCCTTCAAACCCACATTGATAATATTGGCAACGTAAGAGGCCGGTTGCCAGCAAAGTCGCCCGATGCCAAAACACTGGTAATTGCGTCGCATATCGATACGGTAATAAACGCCGGTAAATTCGATGGCCCTCTGGGTGTTCTTCTTGGTCTAAGTCTGCTGGAACAATTAATACAGCAACGCACACCCCTGCCCTTTCACATTGAGCTTATCGCCTTTTGCGATGAAGAAGGTTGTCGCTTTCATACCACTTATTTAGGCAGCAAAGTAGTAGCAGGGAATTTTGACAATAACCTGCTAATGCAACAGGATGCGGCCGGCGCTACCTTGCAGGAAGTAATCCAGGGTATGGGAGGCGATCCCGGCATATTAGCACAGGACGCTATCCCCGCCAACAACCTGCTGGGTTATTATGAAGTTCATATAGAACAGGGCCCGGTGCTGTTTGAAAAAGATATTCCGGTTGGTATTGTTACCGCTATTGCAGGACAGAAGCGAATTGCCCTCACTTTTAAAGGCGAGGCAGGACATGCGGGCACCGTTCCCATGCATATGCGCAACGATGCCTTATGTGCGGCTGCCGAGTTTATCCTGGAAGTGGAACGTTTTGCCGCCAGCCATTTACAACCTGTGGTAGCAACAGTTGGCACCTTGCAAATTCCGCACGCGGCCAGTAATGTAATACCCGGTGAAGTGCAATGCACCCTCGATCTGCGTTGCGCCAATCAGCAAATATTGAATTCCTGTTTTAGGCACCTGGAGCAGTTGGGATCGGCCATTTGCCAGCAACGTCATATTGAATTCCTGTGGCATCCCGTACAGGAAAGTCCTTCCATTACCTGTAATGCGTCCCTGAACTATTTACTGAGCCAGGCGGTTCAGCAATCAGGTTATGAAGTGATAAAGCTGGTGAGCGGCGCAGGCCATGATGCGGTAGCCATAGCGCCGGTGGCGCCGGTAGCTATGCTGTTCGTACGTTGCTTTAAAGGCATAAGCCATAATCCACTTGAAAATGTTGAATTAAAAGACCTGGCAGCGGCCGTTCAGGTGTCGGCTGCATTTATACAATCTCTCATTCAAAAACATAACCGCGGTTAA
- the allB gene encoding allantoinase AllB, which produces MFDLAISCRNICTPEGMREGTVLVSNGVIVDIVPALTGQVSQREIDIGENVLMPGIIDPHVHINEPGRTDWEGFNTATLSAAAGGITTMVEMPLNASPVTTTADALDKKLAATEGKLHVNCGFWGGIVPGNGPEIEKLINKGVPGFKAFLTHSGIDEFPNVTEQDLHQAMPVIARRQLPLLVHCELTTNVQPPPAADVQSYKNYLSSRPKQWEDDAIALMIRLCEQYQCRVHIVHLSSASSIEQIKQARQKGLPITVETAQHYLYFNAEEIPDAQTAYKCAPPIREKENNEQLWQALQEGIIDFVATDHSPAPPALKEISSGNLIKAWGGIASLQLALPVLWTAARKRKIPVAEIAKWLCEKPAILPGLQKSKGRIAKGFNADFVVWDPDKSFKVTAEALHHKHKITPYIKQDLYGVVEQTWLAGQLIFEQGRFPVLNKGKIITS; this is translated from the coding sequence ATGTTCGACCTTGCTATCAGTTGTAGAAACATTTGTACGCCCGAAGGAATGCGGGAAGGAACGGTTTTGGTCAGCAATGGCGTTATTGTCGATATAGTGCCAGCTCTCACGGGGCAGGTTAGCCAAAGGGAGATCGATATTGGCGAAAACGTGCTGATGCCGGGGATCATTGATCCGCATGTACACATCAATGAACCGGGCCGAACCGATTGGGAAGGGTTTAATACCGCTACCCTTTCGGCAGCAGCCGGGGGCATTACCACGATGGTAGAGATGCCGTTGAATGCATCACCCGTTACTACTACTGCCGATGCTCTTGACAAAAAACTGGCCGCCACTGAAGGGAAATTACATGTGAACTGTGGTTTCTGGGGAGGAATCGTTCCTGGTAATGGACCGGAAATCGAAAAACTGATCAACAAGGGTGTGCCAGGGTTTAAAGCATTTCTAACCCATTCAGGCATCGATGAATTTCCCAATGTTACCGAACAGGATCTGCACCAGGCTATGCCCGTTATTGCCAGGCGCCAATTACCACTGCTTGTTCATTGTGAACTAACAACCAACGTACAACCGCCACCGGCAGCCGATGTACAATCCTATAAAAACTATCTATCATCCCGCCCCAAACAATGGGAAGATGATGCCATTGCTTTGATGATAAGGCTTTGTGAACAGTATCAATGCCGGGTACATATCGTACACCTGTCATCGGCCAGTTCCATCGAACAGATAAAACAGGCCCGGCAAAAAGGCCTGCCCATTACGGTTGAAACGGCCCAGCATTATTTGTACTTTAATGCAGAAGAAATACCGGATGCACAAACCGCTTACAAATGCGCGCCACCCATTCGGGAAAAGGAGAACAACGAACAACTATGGCAGGCTTTGCAGGAAGGAATTATAGATTTTGTGGCAACCGACCATTCTCCGGCGCCGCCTGCTTTGAAGGAAATCAGTTCCGGCAATTTAATAAAAGCCTGGGGCGGTATTGCTTCGTTGCAGTTGGCATTGCCTGTACTTTGGACGGCCGCCCGCAAACGGAAGATACCAGTGGCTGAGATAGCAAAATGGCTTTGTGAAAAACCAGCCATCTTACCGGGTCTGCAAAAAAGCAAGGGCCGGATCGCAAAAGGATTCAATGCAGACTTTGTAGTTTGGGACCCGGATAAATCGTTCAAGGTTACGGCTGAAGCATTACATCATAAACATAAAATCACTCCCTACATAAAGCAGGACTTGTATGGAGTGGTTGAACAAACCTGGCTGGCCGGACAATTAATTTTTGAGCAGGGACGGTTTCCTGTTCTGAACAAAGGAAAAATCATTACATCTTGA
- the pucL gene encoding factor-independent urate hydroxylase, translating into MSIKLGKNTYGKNAVNLSKIIRHPDYHEFRQISVNVILEGDFETAHTIGDNSKLLPTDTQKNTVYALAKEHFVSSIEAFGLYLANYFASNNPQVSQVRIELTEHSWARMRFNGTVHPHAYCSGGNEKHTATVVQNKNGIEVTAGITGLLILKTTDSGFENYIKDQYTTLKETSDRIFATECEVSWVYNSSNILFVELFNGIRTTLLQTFADHQSLSVQHTLYAMGEAVLEKFAAVNEITLKMPNKHHILYNLEQFGMDNKNEVFIATDEPYGYITGTVVRE; encoded by the coding sequence ATGTCAATTAAACTGGGTAAGAACACCTATGGTAAAAATGCTGTAAACCTATCAAAGATCATTCGCCATCCCGATTACCATGAATTCAGGCAGATCTCAGTGAATGTGATACTGGAAGGTGATTTTGAAACTGCCCACACCATTGGCGATAATTCAAAACTATTGCCTACTGATACCCAAAAAAATACGGTGTATGCGTTGGCGAAGGAACACTTTGTTTCTTCCATCGAGGCTTTTGGATTGTACCTGGCTAATTATTTTGCCAGCAATAATCCCCAGGTTTCCCAGGTACGAATTGAATTGACGGAGCACAGCTGGGCGAGGATGCGTTTTAATGGAACCGTACATCCGCATGCTTACTGCAGCGGAGGAAACGAGAAACATACTGCTACCGTTGTGCAAAATAAAAATGGCATTGAGGTAACAGCCGGCATCACCGGCCTGCTGATCTTAAAAACAACCGATTCAGGTTTTGAGAATTATATTAAGGATCAATACACCACGCTGAAGGAAACCAGTGACCGCATCTTTGCCACGGAATGCGAAGTAAGCTGGGTGTATAATTCTTCCAATATCCTGTTTGTGGAATTGTTCAACGGGATACGAACTACGTTATTACAAACCTTTGCCGATCACCAGAGCCTTTCTGTACAGCACACTTTGTATGCCATGGGCGAGGCGGTGTTGGAAAAGTTTGCAGCGGTTAATGAGATTACCCTGAAGATGCCAAACAAGCACCACATCTTATACAATCTTGAACAATTTGGAATGGATAATAAGAACGAAGTGTTTATTGCTACCGATGAACCGTATGGGTATATAACAGGTACGGTGGTGCGGGAATAG
- a CDS encoding sulfite exporter TauE/SafE family protein, producing MLTELQILLLTATGIACLHTVAGPDHYLPFIALSKARGWHFGKTLAWTIICGCGHVWSSVLLGLGGAALGWSLSKIAWFENIRGGLAGWVLLLFGLIYGAWGWVRARRNRAHKHFDTFEDGSIYVYEHKHGEAVRPQERYKVTPWVLFIIFLLGPCEPMIPLLYFPAARNNWWGMYLLIFVYTFFTLVTMLVMVTLGYFGISFLKTEKLERYVHALGGLTLFICGAGMVFMNW from the coding sequence ATGTTAACTGAACTGCAAATATTATTGCTAACAGCCACGGGCATAGCCTGCCTGCATACCGTTGCCGGTCCGGATCACTATTTACCATTTATTGCCCTATCAAAAGCCAGAGGATGGCATTTTGGTAAAACACTGGCATGGACAATTATCTGTGGCTGTGGGCATGTGTGGAGCTCTGTTTTACTGGGATTGGGCGGGGCGGCCCTGGGCTGGTCATTATCAAAGATCGCCTGGTTTGAAAACATCCGGGGTGGACTGGCTGGCTGGGTGCTCTTGTTATTTGGGCTGATCTACGGCGCCTGGGGTTGGGTACGCGCCCGCAGGAACCGGGCACATAAACATTTTGACACGTTTGAAGATGGATCGATCTATGTATATGAGCATAAACATGGCGAGGCGGTACGGCCACAGGAAAGATACAAAGTAACTCCCTGGGTACTCTTCATCATTTTCTTATTAGGCCCCTGTGAGCCGATGATCCCTTTACTATATTTTCCCGCCGCCCGTAATAACTGGTGGGGCATGTACCTGCTGATCTTTGTTTATACCTTTTTCACGCTGGTTACCATGCTGGTCATGGTTACATTGGGTTATTTTGGCATCTCTTTTCTGAAAACCGAAAAGCTGGAACGGTATGTACATGCCCTGGGCGGATTAACACTTTTTATCTGTGGCGCCGGGATGGTGTTTATGAATTGGTGA
- a CDS encoding urease accessory protein UreD, producing the protein MKANLHIQAAVRNGITYLKQSYYTPPFKVANITEDKKAGPLHLMLMCSSPGVLEGDDYHAKIHVEANSHLHLHTQSYQRLFPMQQGAKQQTEVYLQKGATFIYIPHPVVPHKESAFTALNKIYLQGNNRLIWGDLLTCGRKLNGERFDFVKYHNITEVYWQGRLFIKENLLAQPGIVNLHTLGQWEGFSHQASLIILDKPETIGHLYEPVNTWLQQQPDISFGISAPSDAVFIIRILGNRAEPLFHCLKEIAGLTINKSTPLMDHVN; encoded by the coding sequence ATGAAAGCAAACCTGCACATACAAGCCGCGGTACGCAATGGTATCACCTACCTGAAACAAAGCTATTATACCCCGCCCTTTAAAGTGGCCAATATTACTGAAGATAAAAAAGCCGGCCCTCTGCACTTAATGCTGATGTGTTCGTCGCCCGGAGTGTTGGAAGGCGACGATTACCACGCAAAGATCCATGTAGAAGCCAACTCCCATTTGCATTTACATACCCAATCGTACCAGCGTTTATTCCCCATGCAGCAAGGTGCCAAACAGCAAACGGAGGTTTACCTCCAAAAGGGCGCCACCTTTATATACATACCTCACCCTGTTGTGCCTCATAAAGAATCTGCTTTTACCGCGCTTAATAAAATTTATCTGCAAGGCAACAACCGGCTTATCTGGGGCGACCTGTTAACCTGTGGCCGAAAGTTAAATGGAGAGCGTTTTGATTTTGTAAAATACCACAACATAACTGAGGTATATTGGCAAGGCAGGTTGTTCATTAAAGAAAATTTATTGGCACAACCTGGTATTGTTAACCTGCATACCCTTGGCCAGTGGGAAGGCTTTTCGCACCAGGCAAGTTTGATAATCCTGGATAAACCCGAAACCATCGGTCATCTCTATGAACCGGTAAACACCTGGTTGCAGCAACAACCCGACATTAGTTTTGGCATCAGTGCTCCTTCAGATGCCGTTTTCATTATCCGGATCCTGGGTAATAGGGCCGAACCTTTATTCCATTGCCTTAAGGAAATCGCCGGTTTGACGATCAATAAATCAACCCCGTTGATGGACCATGTTAACTGA
- the ureG gene encoding urease accessory protein UreG translates to MERKYIKIGIAGPVGSGKTALIERLTRHLYPAYSIGVITNDIYTKEDAEFLTKNSTLPANRIIGVETGGCPHTAIREDASMNLEAVEEMAGRFPDVQIIFIESGGDNLSATFSPDLADVTIFVIDVAEGDKIPRKGGPGITRSDLLVINKIDLAPYVGASLEVMERDAGKMRNGQPFIFTNLVSKEGLPQVISWIKRYALLEEETDWHA, encoded by the coding sequence ATGGAAAGAAAGTATATAAAAATAGGTATTGCCGGACCGGTAGGTTCAGGTAAAACGGCATTGATAGAACGATTGACCCGGCATTTATATCCTGCCTACAGCATTGGGGTCATCACGAATGACATCTATACCAAAGAGGATGCAGAGTTCCTTACTAAAAACAGTACGCTGCCGGCCAACAGGATCATTGGCGTGGAAACCGGTGGTTGTCCGCATACTGCCATAAGGGAAGATGCCAGTATGAACCTGGAAGCTGTTGAAGAAATGGCCGGCCGCTTTCCTGATGTACAGATCATTTTTATAGAAAGCGGCGGAGATAACCTGTCTGCCACTTTCAGCCCCGACCTGGCCGACGTAACTATTTTTGTTATAGATGTGGCGGAAGGCGATAAAATTCCCCGTAAAGGCGGTCCGGGTATTACGCGCAGCGATTTACTGGTGATCAACAAAATTGACCTGGCTCCGTATGTAGGCGCCAGCCTGGAAGTAATGGAACGCGATGCCGGTAAAATGCGCAACGGGCAACCATTTATTTTTACCAATTTGGTAAGCAAAGAAGGTTTACCGCAAGTGATCAGTTGGATAAAGAGATATGCATTACTGGAAGAAGAAACAGATTGGCACGCATGA